DNA from Geobacter sulfurreducens PCA:
GGGCCAAACGTATACACGCACACTAGTGTGACTAATTGTTGGGCAGTGACTGACAGGCATTAGGCACATGTATGCCTCAATCGTCGCAGCGCGGGAGGGCTCCGCGTTGCAAAGAACCGGCGGTCGGGCGTTGAGGATCGCTGGGGCATGCCGGTCAGTTTTTTGCAATCGATGCCGCATGACCTTTTCCTGCGAGCCGGCAGAACTTCGTTCCCGCGCCAAGGCGGCCTTCATCGGCCTGGCAGTGGGAGACGCCCTGGGGGCGCCGGTGGAATTCATGACCACGGGCGAGATCAAGGCCAAGCACGGCGTCCTGCGTGAGATCGTCGGCGGCGGCTGGCTGCGCCTCAAACCGGGGCAGGTGACTGACGATACCGACATGTCACTGTGCGTGGCCCGGGGAGTGGCGAAGGCAGGGGAGTGGAACCTGACGGCCATTGCCGAGGAATTCGCCGCATGGCTCCGCTCCAAGCCCGTGGACGTTGGAGACACTTGCCGCCGCGGCATCCGCAACTACATGCTCAAGGGGCTGCTCGAAACCCCGTTCAACCAGTGGGATGCCGGCAACGGCGCCGCCATGCGGATGCTGCCGACAGCCCTGTTCACCATGGGGGACGACAACCTCCTGTGCCGCTGTGCCGTGGAGCAGGGACACCTGACCCACAACCACCCCCTTTCCGACGCAGCCTGCATCACACTGGGCAGGCTCGTCCACCTCTCCGTCCTCGGCTTTTCCAAGCCGCGTCTGCGCCGTGAAGCGGACCGGCTCACGGAAAGCCATCCCACCTTTTCCTTTGAGCCCTACCGGGGGCTCGCCACGGGCTACGTGGTCGACACCATGCAGACCGTGCTCCATTTTTTCTTCCGCGGCCGCGACTTCGAAGAGTGCCTCGTCTCCACCGTCAACCAAGGGGGGGATGCCGACACCACCGGCGCCATCATCGGCATGGTCGCCGGCGCCTACTACGGCATGGAGGAAATTCCCCGGCGCTGGCTCAAAAAGATGGACCGGCAAGTGCTGGACGAGATCGACACCCTGTCGGATCTCCTTATTTCACTATCACCGGCGCTTCGGAGCGGAAACGGAATTTTGTTGCCTCCCGCTTGACGGTTCCCCCCCGGGCTGGTACACCTTTAGTGCGCCTTAACTAACGGTGCGAAACAACTCACGTATTTAGATTCAAGGAGGAAACAATGAGGCAACGCTCTGCCCTGTTCACGATTCTGGCCGTTGTCGCGGCGCTGCTGGCGGCCGCCGGAGCTGTTCAGGCCCGCTCACCGGTCTTCGACGTGGACAAGGAGTTCTACCCCTACTACCCTTCCCTCATCAAATGGAACAAGTCGACCGTGCCGTTCAACGCGCCCGAGGTCTGCGGTTCCTGTCATGAGCAGCAGTTCAACGAATGGAACGGATCGGTCCACAGCCTCGCCTTCAGGGACCCGATCTACCAGGGCGAGCTGAACAAGGCCGTGAAGGCCGTGGGCCACAGCATCTCCCGCCAGTGCGAAGGCTGTCACTCCCCCGTCGGCGTGGTCACCGGCGAAATCAAGGGCCCCGGCTTCCAGGGTCTTTCCTCCATGGCCATGGCGGGTGTCTCCTGCGACGTCTGCCACTCCATCAGCGGCGTCACCCACTGGCAGACCCCGTCCCATGAGCCCGAAAACGGTTCATTTATCCTGACCCCCGGCGTGGAAACGGCCAATGGGCAGGTGCTGGTCAAGCGCGGCCCCTTCAAGCCCTCGCCGGAGTGCGGCGGTGGGTTTCACCAGTGCGAGGAATCCGACCTCCACCTGCGGGCCGACCTGTGTGCCTCCTGCCACCAGGTCTATCACTATGATGCCCACTTCCCCATCGAGGCAACCTACCTGGAGTGGAAGCACGGCCCCTACGCCCAGAAGTCGATCCTCTGCCAGGACTGTCACATGGTCGATCTCGACACCTTCAAGCGCTCAGCCGACCAGTTCGTGATCCCCGACCGCAAGGAGTACCGCCACTACTTCAACGGCGCCAACTTCCTGCTGACCTACCTGGCCGCGGGAGCCGCGAAAAAGGCCGGGGACGAGGAACTGGCCAGGAATCTCATGCGGCAGTACGAAATGGCGATCCAGCGACTGAAGATGGCCGCCGACCTTGAAGTGACCCCGGTCTATCGGAGCGGCAGGCTCGCCGAGCTAAAGGTGCGGGTGAAAAACATCCGTGCCGGGCACAACCTGCCCACATCACTCACCAACGTGCGGCAGATGTGGCTCGAGATTACGGCCAGAGATGAACAGGGAACGGTCCTGATGACCAGCGGCACCCTCAACCCCGACGGAAGCCTGCCGGCTGAAGCGCGCGCCTTCACCTCGGACGGCATGGGGAGCGATTTCCATTTCGCCATCGACCCCTGGGTGGTGACGGCTTTCTCCAAGCATGAAACCATTCCGCCCAAGGGGTGGAAGGACGTCCACTACGGCATCCAGGTGCCCGAGGGGGTCGGCCGGATCACCGTGGAGGCGAAGCTCCGCTTCCGCCAGGCGGACCAGAAGGTGGCCGAGGCCCTGCTCGGAGCGGTGCCCAAAGATATTGACCTGGAGCAGATCTACGGCATCAAGAGCGTGCCCCCCCTGCCGGTGGTGGATATGGTGGTGAAACAGGAGACGGTAAAGACGGCGCCCTAGCAGCAAGGAAATTGCCGCGCCCCTTCCGGTTGCATACCTGCGAAAAAGCCCCGGCCGCCATGGCGCCGGGGCTTTTTTGCATCAGAGGTGTACCGTCAGATGGTGCACATGATCTGCCGTACCCGGTACTCGCCGCCGATCACCAGGTATTCCCCCTCCCCCTTCATGATGCTGTTGGGCAGCAGGTCGTTGAAGAAGAAGATCTTCGACAGCGGCGCCCGGATCTCCCAGACGGTGAACCCGAACTCCCATGCGCGCTCCTCTACGGATGTGAAGGAAACCAGGTTGTTGAAGCGGACGATCTTCTCCCGCTTGCCAAGCTCCTCCACCACGTCATAGTCATCGGCGTCGAAGGTGCCGCGGTAGAGGGTGATCCAGCGTTCGCCGGCCATGCGGCGCGCCTGCTCGTACTGGCAGAATTCGTAGAGGATGTCCAGCTGGGAGTTGATGGCATTGGTCCTCTTGCTCCCGGCGGTGCGGTCCATCACGTAGGTGTAGTAGGACTCGCTCTGGATGCCGCCGATGCGGGCCTTGTGGAAGGTTGGGACGATGCCCATGCGGCTCTCTACCCACCCCTTGAGCACGGCCCCCTCGACTGAGTTGGAATCCATCATCCAGCCGCGCAGGTAGCGCAGGTAACTGTTCTTCAGGCTCTTGCGCGCCGTGTCCGTCTGCTGGGCCTGCCAGTGGTGGAGCTGGAACTTGACCGACATGTAGTCATTGAAGACCGTGCCGCGCTCTTCGGCCGAGGCAATACCGTCGAGTTTTTCGAAGAGGAACCGGTTGGCGGGCCGCACCCCCTGAACTTCCAGAGGGTGCGGGTTATCGTTGAAGTGGCGGGAGGCGATGACCCACGGGGGGAGATTGCAGAGATTGAATCCCGAACTGAGCATGGGCCGTCACCTCGTTGTGAAGGAAATGGGGTGCTCCGGAACCCCGGAGACACCAGAGCTACAGAACCTTCGCAAGCTCCACGAGCGTTGCCTTGATGGGGCCGTCGGCCGTGAAGGCTTCCAGGCCGAGCCGCTCCAGCTCCATCAGTGGCCCCGGTCCGATCTGGGCGCAGACGAGCGCCCGGCAGCCGACGAGGGCTCCGGCTATGGACGAAAGGATATGAGCCCGCTGGGAGTGGTCGGACTCACCGGTGCAGTAACGCTCGATCTTGCGCTCATCCACCAGCCGGGCATCGCCGCCGTCGACTTCGTAGATGAGGAAACGCTCGGCATGACCGAAATGTTGATTGATCTCCCTGCCGTCCCTGGACGTCACCGCGATGAGCATGGGTACCTCCTGTTCCGGAGATCGGCGGTTACATTTCAACCGGCGCGAAGCTGAAGCACTTCTTCGAGCAGGTCCGGCCGCAGGCCTGACAGCCGATACAGTTGTCCGGGTTCGTCACTTTCATGTACATCTTGGCCGAATCGTCTTCGTCCACCTCTTCGAAGGTGAGCACGTCGTGGGCGCAGACCTTGTAGCAGCGGGCACAGCCGATGCAGGTTTCCTCGTCGATGGAGACGACGAACTGGGGGGTGTATTCCGTCTTGTTTCTTCTAAGCCCTGTGATGTAAGCCATTGTCCTTCCTCCGTATCCTGTGATGTATCGCGCAGGATCACGCCGTTGTGCGCTGCAGCGGGTTAGCCTATTCGTTGTCCTCGAACGACACTTCCGCACCCTTGTTCATGGCCTTGCGGAGCCACGGCGGCGGGTTACCCTTCAGGACGTCCCGGAGCCGGCCGACGGTTTCCTGCAGGCTCACCGGCGTATTGGTCTTCATGGGGTGGATCTTCAGGGCCACGAGCTTGGCCGCGGCCGGTCCGCCGATGGCCATGGTGTAGACGATGGCGCACTCCTTCAGGGCATTGGCCCGGGCCGCGATCTTGTCTTCCTCGTCATCGCCGTGGGCGCCGATGGCGATAGTTTCCACGAAGGACGCCCCCTCGGGCGTGATGTCCCAGATCTGGAACTGCTTCGCCATGCCGAAGTGCTCGTCGATCATCTCGCCGGTCGTACTTGTGAATGCGACTTTCATGTGTTCTTCCTTTCTTGAGCTCCGCCCGATTCGCGCGTGCGGGCAGCGCCGCGGCGAAGTCGGCAGGCATTTCGGCTCGAATCAGTTATGGGCCAGCTTCTGGGCATCCCCCGCGTTGGCCTGGAACAGGTTGGCCGTTTCGAACAGCAGATTCATGGTTCCCCGGTATCCAACCCACATTTTCTGGTGGGCGCCGAGGCGGTCGAAAACCGGAAGCCCGGCCCGCAGATGGGCCTTGATGCCGAGTTTGGCCGCGGCCTGGCGGCCGTTGGAGTTGGCTACGATCAGGTCGCACCCCTTGGCGGTCGTCTCCAGGTCTTCCAGGTCGCCCACGAAGACGTCCCCGGCCGGGAGGGCGTCCAGCCCCCGGACCCTGGTGGCGGCAATGGCCGCCCGGATCTCGCATCCCATGCCTGCCAGGAAATTCGTCAGAACCTTCAGGTTGTCGCCTTCCAGGGCAACGGTAACCTTCTTCAGCCCGAACTGGTAGTGGGAGTCGACCATGGCGTCCATGAGCCGGCTCCGCCAGCGGTTGAACTTCTCCGGGATCGGCCGGCCCGAAATGGCCGACAGGGTTTCCATGAAGCGGTCGACCTCGGCCAGGCCCGTGAGGGAGGTGAAACCGTAGTTGGGCATGCCGCAGGTGGTGGTGAGCGCTTCTGCCGCCTTTGCCAGCGAGTCGCCGATGAAGATGGCGGCGGCGCTGCGGCCGGCCTGACGGATCCGCTCGGGGGAGACACCCCCGGTTGACAGGGGCGAAACCGTTTCGTCGATATGGCCGTCCAGGGCATTGGCGATGTCCGGCACAATGATGGGATCGAGCCCGAAGGCCTCGCAGATCTCCCGGACCTCCTCCACATCGGCGGGGGTCAGGTGGGCGCCGGGGAGAACCGTCACCTGGTCCGGGATGGATGCGCCGGGCTCCGGCACGCTCCGGACAATGGCCTCCACCGCCGCCGCGTATCCCTCCTGGAGCGAACCGCAGTAGTCGGGCGTGGACGCCCAAACCACGGGCACGTTGTCATGCTCCGGGTGCTCCTCCCGGAACTGGTGGATGGCGCTCCGGACGTCATCCCCCATGGTTTCCGTGAGACCTGAGGTCATGACGCCGACCACCGTTGGCCTGAATTTCTCCATGACCCGCGCGAGCCCCGCCTTCAGGTTCTCCCAGCCGCCGAAGATGGCGGTGTCCTCGCTCATGGCGGTGGAGTTGAGGGCGATGGGCTCCTTGAAGTGGCGGGAGAGCTGGAGCCGGATGAAGGTGGAGCAGCCCTGGGCTCCGTGCAGGAGCGCCAGCATCTGGTCGATGCCCAGGTAAGCCAACGTTGCGCCCAGGGCAGGCGAATTCTTCTGGGGGTTCACCGTGGCCGGCTTGGTGGGGACCTTGACCCGTGAATCCTTCAGGTCCTCGTCCAGGTAGGCCCGGGCATGG
Protein-coding regions in this window:
- the fdxB gene encoding ferredoxin III, nif-specific; the encoded protein is MAYITGLRRNKTEYTPQFVVSIDEETCIGCARCYKVCAHDVLTFEEVDEDDSAKMYMKVTNPDNCIGCQACGRTCSKKCFSFAPVEM
- the nifX gene encoding nitrogen fixation protein NifX, yielding MKVAFTSTTGEMIDEHFGMAKQFQIWDITPEGASFVETIAIGAHGDDEEDKIAARANALKECAIVYTMAIGGPAAAKLVALKIHPMKTNTPVSLQETVGRLRDVLKGNPPPWLRKAMNKGAEVSFEDNE
- a CDS encoding cytochrome c family protein gives rise to the protein MRQRSALFTILAVVAALLAAAGAVQARSPVFDVDKEFYPYYPSLIKWNKSTVPFNAPEVCGSCHEQQFNEWNGSVHSLAFRDPIYQGELNKAVKAVGHSISRQCEGCHSPVGVVTGEIKGPGFQGLSSMAMAGVSCDVCHSISGVTHWQTPSHEPENGSFILTPGVETANGQVLVKRGPFKPSPECGGGFHQCEESDLHLRADLCASCHQVYHYDAHFPIEATYLEWKHGPYAQKSILCQDCHMVDLDTFKRSADQFVIPDRKEYRHYFNGANFLLTYLAAGAAKKAGDEELARNLMRQYEMAIQRLKMAADLEVTPVYRSGRLAELKVRVKNIRAGHNLPTSLTNVRQMWLEITARDEQGTVLMTSGTLNPDGSLPAEARAFTSDGMGSDFHFAIDPWVVTAFSKHETIPPKGWKDVHYGIQVPEGVGRITVEAKLRFRQADQKVAEALLGAVPKDIDLEQIYGIKSVPPLPVVDMVVKQETVKTAP
- a CDS encoding NifB/NifX family molybdenum-iron cluster-binding protein, producing MLIAVTSRDGREINQHFGHAERFLIYEVDGGDARLVDERKIERYCTGESDHSQRAHILSSIAGALVGCRALVCAQIGPGPLMELERLGLEAFTADGPIKATLVELAKVL
- the draG gene encoding ADP-ribosyl-[dinitrogen reductase] hydrolase — encoded protein: MTFSCEPAELRSRAKAAFIGLAVGDALGAPVEFMTTGEIKAKHGVLREIVGGGWLRLKPGQVTDDTDMSLCVARGVAKAGEWNLTAIAEEFAAWLRSKPVDVGDTCRRGIRNYMLKGLLETPFNQWDAGNGAAMRMLPTALFTMGDDNLLCRCAVEQGHLTHNHPLSDAACITLGRLVHLSVLGFSKPRLRREADRLTESHPTFSFEPYRGLATGYVVDTMQTVLHFFFRGRDFEECLVSTVNQGGDADTTGAIIGMVAGAYYGMEEIPRRWLKKMDRQVLDEIDTLSDLLISLSPALRSGNGILLPPA
- a CDS encoding NAD(+)--dinitrogen-reductase ADP-D-ribosyltransferase, whose translation is MLSSGFNLCNLPPWVIASRHFNDNPHPLEVQGVRPANRFLFEKLDGIASAEERGTVFNDYMSVKFQLHHWQAQQTDTARKSLKNSYLRYLRGWMMDSNSVEGAVLKGWVESRMGIVPTFHKARIGGIQSESYYTYVMDRTAGSKRTNAINSQLDILYEFCQYEQARRMAGERWITLYRGTFDADDYDVVEELGKREKIVRFNNLVSFTSVEERAWEFGFTVWEIRAPLSKIFFFNDLLPNSIMKGEGEYLVIGGEYRVRQIMCTI